The genomic interval ctctccagccccagccataATGTACCTCTAATTAATATCTGTTTTGGACGCACACAGGCCCAGCATGTGtggagtcagagaacaacttgcaggagttggttctccccttccacccttccactgtgtgggtcctgggattgaactcaggtccagaTCCTCGGAcctggtagcaagcacctttctctacctgttgagccatcttgcctgccctcaAGTCATTTTTAACCATTTGTCCAAATTAGCTTAGCCTACTGTGATGGTTTCAAAATGCTTGGCCCTGGGAagcggcactattaggaggtgtggccttgttggaggaagagtgtcactgtgtaggtgggcagAAGAGTCagtttcctgctgctgccttcggatcaaaatgtagaacccTTGGCTTCTCCATGTCTGCCTTGAAagtgccatgtttcctgccatgatgctaatggactgaacctctaaaactgtaagccagccccagttaaatgttttcttatataagagttaccttggtcatggtgtctcttcacagcagtgaaaccctaagacacttatTTACTGAGAAGACCATCTTTCCCCCTAGGTCAGGcggatatatatagatatagatatagatatagatatagatatagatatagatatagatatagatatagatatagatatagatatagatagatatatatagatatatatatagatatatatgtagatatatataggcagcactatatatatatataggcagatatatatatatatatataagcagatatatatatatatatatatatatatagagagagagagagagagagagagagagagatttctaaaCTTTATTCTGTTCAGGGTCACCAACAACCATGTTAATTCCCATAGCTTTACAgtggggttttctttctttttgtgagtgtgtgtgtgtgtgtgtgtgtgtgtgtgtgagcatgtgtgtgtgtgtttgggtatgatgcacatatgtgtgtgttcatgcatgtaaaTGCCCTAGGCATACACATaccacagcatgcatgtgaaagtcagagaataACATTGAGTGTCAGTCTTTGCTTTCTACCTTAAGagagcatttttttaaaaggttattttattgttaattgtgtatctatgtgtgggtatgtgcatgagggtgcaggtgcccacagaggccagagatgtcgGGTCCCCaggagctagaattacaagtgcTTTTGAGTCACTGATGTGGATTCTGGTACCTGAATGCTGGTCTTCTACAAAAGCAGTGCATggactgagcagtctctccagcgcttcccccccccccccacatgcctTCTTGTCACAGACTTTGGggactcttctgtctctgtcttccatgcTTTCATAGGAGAGCTGGGATTGATGATGATCGCGACCTTGTCTGGCTTTACATGGGTcagggaatctgaactcagatcttcatgctttcATGCCATGGTTTTTGCGCAAGGAGCCCTCTTCCCAGCCCTTTAAAAGACCTTGATATCAGGTAGTGTGAGACCTCCAGCCTTGTTCTTTCTTCAAAGCATCTTCGTTTTACTTGACTCtatatttctgtgaaaaataCAAGTTCCaaagagagtggagaaaagagTTTTTCATTCGGATTACAAAGCCACCAAATACATAGATTGAAACTGACATCAACCCAATAAAATGATAGATCACACTATTTATTTagggtttttaattttaaaagtctcttttaataaaatttctttgtACAGGCTTTTCATCTAGTTTATTAGATTTATAACTAGATATTTGACCATTTATAGTCATATAAGtggttatttttctttgctttggtttgtgGCCAGTACATAgcaataaaattgatttttatatattgatttttgaATTTCATTAACCTACCTAAATTCTGGTACGAATTTTTAAGAAGTTAGTCTACTGGGCCTACTGTTTTTCTATAACCCAAACCTTATCATCTCTGTATAATGATGCAGATAACTTtcacctgtttttatttttattttatgtgtgtgggtattttgtctgcacatctgtcttctgtgCCTCACGTGTGTAGGAGCCAGAAATGGGCAaaggatcccctgggactgaagttacagacagttgtgagctgacacgtgggtgctgggaattgaacccgggtcctctgcaagagcaaccagtgctcttaacccctgctGCTGTATGGCAAACTTAAAGTGTTCAGGATAAAATCAACAGACACAGCAGACCTCACTCCGATTCTTAGAAGAAAAGGGTTTGGATCGAGCCACTTAAATGCCTCTGTGTCTGCACAGAAGTGTAAGCATAGTTCTCAGAATACCAGTCACCAAATTAAGAggttcacatctgttctctctttgctGAGAttatttttgaagcagggtctcaacTATCCTgagctggactcaaactcactatgtggcaACAGGAACCATAACATGAGCCTTCTGCTTTCATCTCCAGACTGTTGGGCTTGCAGGCATATGCTTAGTTACactcagtttcatgaggtgctggaaatcaaaccgaGGACTTCGTACACGCCGGGCAAGCCTCTGTATTCATTGAGCTCAGcccatttgcttggaattttAATCACAAGTGGATGTTGAATTCATCTGATGCTTTTCCTTTTTCGCATCTGTTGAGGTAAGCATATGATTTCCCCTCATTATGCTGATAATGTGCTGATTTACATTAATTGGTTTTTCCAATGTTTAACCAAgtttatattgtttataaaaaGCCTTTATTAtaggagagttggctcagcagttaaaagcctACTTGCTTTCTCAAAGAGGTTCAGTTCCTAGAGCCTGTGTTGGGaggtcaggaggctcacaactgcttgtctATCCAGCTCTAGGGGGATCTTCTGACCCCTGGGAATACTGCATTCAAGTGCCCAAGGCAATATAcagatatgcatatatgtaaaaataaaacgtTTTAGTGGCTGGAAAAaacggttcagtggttaagagcaccagctgctcttccaaacggcgtgggttcaattcccagcacccgcatggctGCTCTCAAGTGTCTCTAACTCttattccaggggatccaatgccctttgcATCACCTTtgtgggcactaggcacacacatcacgatccacacacacataaaataaataataaaaataatagttttattagatatattaattatataaaacaatgagtctcatgatattttcatatgtgtatatttgatgATATTCAGCCCATTCTCTCTTgtctccacccactcctgctgACCCTCCTTCCCAGCTGGTCcctgtatttttagtttttaagatttaCCTTGGCAGGGCACGGTGGCGTACAACCTTAACCCCAGtacttgaaggcagaggcagggggatctttgTAAGTGGAGGGCCTGCAGAGGGCACTGGCATTACAGATGGACCGGAGTTAGCAGAGGATTGAAGTTCATAGATTGTAGTTCATCGTGtgtttctgggaatcaaactcaggtcctctgtaagagcaacaagtgctcttaagcactgagacatctctcccgCCATCCTCTAcacctccctgcttccctccttctccacttctctttccctctcccactccccctccatCCCAAATGAGTTTAATTAGGGTTACTCACAGGAGACTGGGTGAGGAGTTATTTACAGGCACCTTACCAGAGGCTAAGACACTGAAGGAAGTGTCTCTCCTTTCCCAGCAACCATTAACTACTCTCAGATTTTCAAGGAGAGGTGGAGTCTCACAATCCCTTCCTCTTTCAGAATGGAATGTTGTCCTGGGCCAAATATTGTACAAGTCCTGTGCAGGTAATCAAAGCAGCTGAGAGGATGCTTCCCCAGCAGGTCCATCCCTTCCACTTCCTCTTCAGTAAAGTTCTCTGAGCTTAGAGGGGGTAATATAGGCTGAAAATTCAGCAGTCAACTTATTCTCAACACTTTGATCACTTAGGAGTCTCTTCAGTAAACTATAGCCTAGTACAAAAGGCAAGATACTCTGACTCTTAGTTTGTGGGCATAGACATAGTGGTCCAGAAGGGAATTTGATGGGCACATAAAGTCCActtagcaaaacaacagcaatGCCTGACTTACTCCAGCCTGTGACCTCTCCTGATTTTGAACAGGTTTTACAGTGTGAATTCCCTCCCCCGCCCCTGTGGAGTGGGTACCAAATCTACTCACATAACAGTCGTGCCACGACTTTGTCTGGGAGGTCTACAGTATAGCATGCTGGGAGGTCTACAGTATAGCATGCTGGGAAAGATCTACAGTATAGCATGCTGGGAAAGATCTACAGTATAGCATGCTGGGAGATCTATAGTATAACATGCTGGACCCACAACTGAGTGAGAACCCTCTGTCCCAGCAGCTAATAAACAGCACTCTCTGGCATGATGAAAGCAAGCCAGTGGGGAGAAAGCTTCTCTTCTAACCTGGTCTCTCTCTGTCCTACAACCaaagtgtgtggtatcttcagcaacaaGGTCTTACCGCATAGTTCTGTTGGTCAACCAGCAGCAATGCtaatagcctgtgttgttttggggGGCCTCAGGGGCTTCTGTGGTGAAGCCACATGGAGGGTAGCCATCCCTGGCATTTTGGCTCTACAGTCTTGCTGGAACTTGACTATGATCTATTTGAGCATTGTAGGTATCTCCTTCTTCtggagctatgaaaaaaaaaaagttagacatGCTCTTTTATCCTATGTAGCTTTCATATTTTTATCTCTACTGAATTTTAgactagcctttttttttttttttttttttttttttagagctttcATTTCTGTTAAATATATccattgaattttaattttggtatTGTACTTTTTGTTTCTAGAATTGCTTTTTTTGCATTTCCTCTGCTTTTTATGGTCTCTAGTTCTCTAcaagacttttatttttcaaggtttatttttatgttctaatTATGTATTTCTATGTGCATCTGTAGGTATAGCCTTTGTAACCTACTTTCAAtgagggttcaacctctcctctagcccaccacccagcagaggtagtggaagagaaaagttattaggatgtgaGGGAGCTCGAGCTTCTTGGTTATCAGTTCAGTCTTGTAGCAAACACCAGATATGACTGACTCAGCAGCTACAGTCTTGTCCTTctagcaagcagacaccaggcagctatGGCGCCAACCGGCCTAAGGCAAGGCTGCAGAAGCtgcaagctgctgcaggaacctcatgagcagttcttgggagggccacaagttgagctcaacgtTGCCATGTAAGGCGagccaaaccaatgctcagtgttcatctcccactgtctgtggggtcatatttatgcTCCTTCATCCCAGGTCCTTTCATGTGTTAGCTGTATCAAGACATCCTTAcaactgtgtctgcttcagggaaaCACTCTTTcgtgtgtttgctttagcaagacatcctttcacctgtgtgccctagcaaaacatcatttgacacaaCTGGCTTTCCAAAGAACCCATAAGGCCTCCACCTCATGCATCCGTGTGTAttgcggaggccagaagagggcatgggatccctgCAGCTGAAGCtgcaggcagttatgagctaTTGGATGTACAAGGAACAAACATGGggtctttgcaaaaaaaaaaaaaaaaaaagtgtgctctTAGCCagagctgagccatttctctaggccCTTGACATGGTTTTTGGACCACtggtctgttgtttgttttgagacagggtctcaaaacTGGCCTGAAATTTGCAaggtagctgagggtgaccttgaactcctgaccctcctgctttTGATTCTTGAGGCCTACTCCACCTCATCCAGTGCTAAGCTCAGAAGTGATGCTTGGTAACTGTTAGGCAATCATTTAACCAACTGAGCGACATTCCCAGCCTGTGACATCTCACTCCTAAGTGTGTTAGTGATTATTGCTTCCATTTCCTGTTGAGGCAAAGTCTCCCTATGTAACCCACACTATGGGGCCCGAACTCTCAATTCCCCTTCCTGTGCCTTCTCGGATTACAGGTGCTTGCCATGGGGCCCACTTGACTCTACACCCCTTCATGtgactttgtaattttatttctcttgggtAAACAGTACGGGATTTTGGGATCGCTGGGGAAGCAAATACttaactttattaaaaaaaacaaaaaacaaaaaacaaacaaactcctaAGCCATCCCCCATAACCTCTcgcccctcttccctcccccccccccagagcacTAGCTCTCTTTCTGTTGAGATTTCAAGTCTTCCAGTTCCATGTCTCTGTTGCCACTGAGTGGGTCAGCTTTTCATCTGTGGGTGTGGTGGTGTCTTGCTGAGCTCTCACAGTGACTAAAGACTTCGGTGTTCACCTCCCGCTGACTGGCCATCAGTGCCTCCCCTTTTCAGAAGAATCTGCTAAAAAACTCTTGCTGTTGGTGGTGACGcccgcctttaattccagcactccggaggttcaaggtcagcttggacatccaggctagccagagctacagagagaaaccctgtctcgaaaaaccaaaaaccaaccaaacaaacctctTGGCCACTCAGGTAAAGCCAGGCTTTACTCTGGAATCAGAAGCAGGCACGGGATTGTCAGACTAAGTTTGAGATTATTTTGGGCTATGTAGGTTGAGATACAGActcaaaaaagaaaccaaaccagtCAGTATGTAGGCATTGTGGCGCATGATGGAAACCCCTGAATTCCAGAGGTTGGGACAAAAGGATCAGAAAGTTCAAAATCATCttggctacataataagttcaaggccagcaagggatacatgaaaaagaaaatcgggttttctcctgctcctcttcctcctcctcttcctcttcttcctattctttctcctccttctcttcctcctcctcttcaattttttttcttcagtgctaGAGACAGAATTTTCGGACTTGACCATGGTCAGTGatctctttaccactgagctacgccTGTGggcctgtttttctgtttttcaaaacttCACAGGGCTCCTATGGGGCAGATAGATTGTGGCAGCTGCAGACCCAACAGAGTGCTGGGTGGGGTTCTGGGACTGTGTTACCTTCCGAAGCTCTTGGCCTGCTGCCTGGAGAGGTTGGTCATCTTATAGACCTCAGACCAGCTTCCTGCAGCAGAATACCATTGTAGAGCACAGCCCATCAGAAGATATCTCTCACCACATCTTCTTTCTTCACCCAAAGATAGAACCTGACCACCATCTGGCCCAGAGACCAGCAGAGGTCTGCTTTCTGTGGCTTGGGCCTGCACAGCTGTATGAGTTGTAAAAATATTGCAAGATGTTGTTTCTGAGCTGGTTGTGGTGGTTCATGTCTTTAACACTAGTACACGGGACGTTAGAACGTGAGGATCCTGGGCTCAAAGTCAGCTGAGTTACAGAGTCCTGGGCCATCCTGAGTTACTGTGGCTCCATGGCTAAGCCTCACTTGGTTCCCTGatccaacatggcagctcacaacaacctgtaactccagttccagttttaggggatctaatggcctcttctggcctttgagggcatcaggcatgcatgtagatttagacactcacacatatatataaaaataaaatctgaaagaaaggaaaagcaacagagatggatggatggatggatgatggatggatgaatgggtggatggatgggtgtgtgggtggatggatgggtgggtgggtggatggatggatggatggatgatggatggatggatggatgatggatggatgatggatggatggatggatggatggatggatggatgggtggatggatgggtgggtgggtggatggatgggtgggtgggtggatggatagatggatggatggatggatggatggatgatggatggatggatggatgatggatggatggatggatggatgatggatggatggatggatgatggatggatggatgaatgggtggatggatgggtgggtgggtgggtggatggatggatggatggatgatggatggatggatgatggatggatgatggatggatgggtgatggatggatggatggatgatgaatagatggataatggatgatggatggatggatgatggatggatggatggatgaatgggtggatggatgggtgggtgggtggatggatgggtggatggatgatggatggatggatggatggatgggtggatgggtggatgatgaatagatggataatagatggatgatggatggatggatgatggatggatgatggatggatgatggatggatggatggatggatgataaatggatggatgagtggatggatgggtggatggatgatggatggatggatggatgggtggatgggtggatgatgaatagatggataatagatggatgatggatggatgatggatggatgatggatggatgggtggatggatgggtggatggatgggtggatggatgggtggatggatggatggatggatgggtggatggatgggtggacggatggatggatggatggatgatggatggatggatggatgatggatggatgatggatggatgatggatggatggatggatggatggatgatggatggatgatggatggatggatggatgatggatggatggatggatggatgggtggatggatgggtggatggatggatggatggatggatggatgatggatggatggatgatggatggatggatggatggatgatggatggatggatggatggatgggtggatggatgggtggacagatggatggatggatggatgatggatggatggatggatgatggatggatgatggatggatgatggatggatggatggatgatggatggatgatggatggatgatagatggatggatggatgatggatggatgatggatggatggatgggtggatggatgggtggatggatgggtggatggatggatggatggatggatgatggatggatggatgggtggatggatggatggatgatggatggatgggtgggtggatggatggatggatggatgatggatggatggatgggtggatggatggatggatggatgggtggatggatgagttggatggatggatggatgatcgTTCTTTTGATCAGGAAACAATGTGTCCTTCCTTGGATCTGGAAAGGtcactcagttggtaaagtgctggACTCATACAAGAGAAAAGATTGGACCATGTAATCTCACAACTGGGGTGACAGAGTAGGGAGGATTCCTGGAAGGAGGTGTCCAGCCTGGCCTACTGGATGTTTTTCAgaccagtaaaataaaaaaggtagGTAATCCTTAAGAATGACACCCAAGTTTGTCCTCTGGCCACACACcctaaggcacacacacactcagcctgTCCTTGGCTCATATCCCACAAATGCCCATCAGCACCTCTCCTTGGAAGCCCCAAAACTTCCCACATCTTACCAACTAAAGAGGCCAGCAGAGCTCCAAGCAAAGCCCAGCTCCTCCTCCCCAGACCACGCTTGCTCTGACATGGACAGTGCCCTGGTATCTTGGCTGTTCGTTGCATGTGTTCTGGAGGCAGGACAGGCACGGCTTGGATACGAGAGTCAGAAGGTTCATAGTAGGAAGttgggaaaaaggagaaagatttAGAAAGGGGAGACCAGAGCTCACCTCTGGACATGCTAACACTCAAGAGAGTAATTAGCACATCACCAGTCCCTACAATGTGTCAGGCAGAGTTCTGACGAGCCTCACAATATCTCATTGAGCCTGACAGTATCTCATCCGGAGATACTGACCTTGTGTCCCTCTGGTTCAGGTCCCCATGCTCTACTTCTCATAGGCAGAGGGAactttgaccccccccccccccagggccaGATTCCCTCTTTCCCATGGCCACACAAAGGTCCTTCACTGACTTAGCTCAGGCTAGCTCAGGCTTGTATTAAGAAGTCTACTGTGCCCAGGGCCGGCACTTAACTCACCTCTAGCTCTAGACTTTAGAAAGAAACTTTGAGATTCTTTAGAAACCAGACTCAGCTTGACCCAGGCAGCAGTGGCTATGATTATCAGAGACACCTCCCACACCCCCAATTCTAGAGTCCCCTCTTCCCAGAGTGGCATTAGCTTCTGCCCGATGACCACCATCTGGCTTCCCCTTTCTCTTGCACCCAGGGTGCTGCAGGGTGTAACATATAATGggcagggggggagggggagggggcagcttCCTGCATCTGGCTCTTGCCTAAGGGCTCCAACCTCAGGTTCCTCCTTCTCCAGTCTTGCTTGGGCTCCCAGTGGGGACTAAAATAGTCCCAATCTCCTCCCCCATGAGCTCCCCTCTGTCCTGGCTACCGGCtgcttcccccccacacacaccagtgtAGCCCAGCCCGGCCTGGTAGTCACCAGTCACCGCATGGCCACCACCTGCCTCCCCTCAAAGCCCCAGCTCTGTCTCTGTGGCGTGCACATCTGTGATATGAGTTCTCACCCTCTTGCTTTGctgttttctctctgtatcttccttttattttttttttttttcttctaacagtGAAGTGGCCATCTTTAGGTCCTGggtcctgtctgtctttctctgctgtgTAGCTGGCTGTGGGCGAGTGTCTTTACCTCTTTGTAAAATGGGAGAAAGGCATCAACCCCTGGTGAATACCGTGAGGACTCAGTGACTTCACACTTGGGAGTACTGTCTCTCCTCTATAGCCTACGTAGATACCGAATAATAACTAGAACCGATACTTACCAAGGCTAATGACTGTCGGACCCTGCTCTAGTTATGTCAGTTGGCTAAGACTCTGCGACCCTGGAAAGAAAGTACGATTTTACTCTCGTCTTTGTAGATGAAGAGGTTGAGGCACAGAGAGGCTAAGCGACTTGTTCAAGGTTGCCCTGCCAAAAAGGGGCTGAGCTGATTTCAATATTAACGGCCACAGTCCCTCCTGTTACAGGATTTGCCCTCTATCTAAGGTGAAGATTAAGATCTTTGATGTGTATCTCTTGCCCTTCTAGTTCAGCCCATTAGGACCCGGGCACAGCCCTCTGGGCTGCATTCTTTCTGCGGCCATGTCTATATGtccctcctccctgctgctgTCCCTCCTCCTGCTGCCACCACCCACCTCACACTTCCTCCTTCACTTGGTTGGATGTCACACAACGTCTGACCAGCCCCTGGACTGTGGTGTCCAGTGCACATCTGGTAACCATGGGGGCCCTGGAGCCCTCCTGGtgccttctgttccttcctgtcCTCCTGATTGTGGGCGGTGAGTCGGGGGGCTTCTGTGGCTGCCTCCTGTGTCCTCAGCTCATGTCGGGGCCAGGGCTGGGCAGAGAGCAGGAAGGGACAGCACAGACAAGGGGGAAGGCTGGGCGGAAGAAGGTTCCTCTAGAGTCTGTGGGTCTCACCCTGAACTAGAGGCCCCAAGATTTGGACTCTGGTAGAATCAGTAGGGGGGACACTGAAGCGCACAGGTATATCACACACACGTTGGTCAGTTGCCTCTGCACCAGCCCCTGGGTGCTGTGAGAAAAGCCCTTCCTACCTTCTCCAGCTTCTACATCCACTGTGCCTCAATTTGCATCTTTCTTTTGAATATAgaatctcatatagcccaggctagcttcaaatttgctatgtagctgaggataacctcaACCTTTCTAGTCTCTGCTTCCACCTCTCTCaggttacctttttttttttttttctccttaggaTTAAGTCCTGTACAGGCCCAGAGTGGTAAGCCATAGTACCcccagtctttctctctccctctcaaagACCTCCTCAGGCCATCCCTTTCCTTTCTAGCCCCCTCTCTCTGCTAACTCCGAGCCCTGATTGTTAACCTGTGTCCCCCCTCTTCATCCTCCTGAGATACTTTCCCAAGATGCGAATGTTCTTCTGTGAGCCCCGGTGTACTGGCTGGGATTGTGCTGGGAGACTTGGTGCTGACTCTGCTCATTGCCCTGGCTGTGTACTCTCTGGGCCGCCTGGTCTCTCGAGGCCGAGGGCCCACAGATGgtgagtggggctggagggggCTGGTCTGGGACAGGTTGAGACCTGGCCTGGTGGGAGGTGGACATGGTAGAAGCTTCAAGGTTGCAAATATCGAAACGGTTGGGGATGGGAGGGCTGGCTTGttattattgttctttgtttttgtttcttcccttAATGCTGAGGATCCAAACAGGGCCTCACATTTGTACTGCAAATTCTCCTACCCACTGAGTCATACCTTTAGGCCAGAAAGCCTGTGGAGGAGGttctgggatatatatatatatattaatattttttcagtgtgtatgtgtgtgaatatgtatgcatTTGAGTGTAGTgtctacaaaggccagaagatggcactggatcccctggaactagagttacaaatgatCCAGCCgcccctgtggatgctgggaattcaacttgggtcccctgcaagagcattatctgctcttaattgctgaaccatctctccagttgcTCAGAAGGGCTGGTTTTAAAACAAGAAATCATCCCAATTCACAGCTTAGTCCATCTTTAAACCCTatgtccctctctgtccctctacAGGGACCCGGAAACAGCACATGGCTGAGACTGAGTCACCTTATCAGGTAAGAGCAGCAAATTCTTCTCCACCCTTGCTCCTGCCCCATCCTCGCTCCCCCcaacacagtaacacacacacacacacacactctctctctctctctctctctctctctctc from Arvicanthis niloticus isolate mArvNil1 chromosome 1, mArvNil1.pat.X, whole genome shotgun sequence carries:
- the Tyrobp gene encoding TYRO protein tyrosine kinase-binding protein; the encoded protein is MGALEPSWCLLFLPVLLIVGGLSPVQAQSDTFPRCECSSVSPGVLAGIVLGDLVLTLLIALAVYSLGRLVSRGRGPTDGTRKQHMAETESPYQELQGQRPEVYSDLNTQRQYYR